In Fodinibius salicampi, a single genomic region encodes these proteins:
- a CDS encoding ECF transporter S component, with amino-acid sequence MNKQYRLKLTDILVTTVIALVFGVIYKLWGPLYYAIRPLGMHLEQLIYGMWFIAAIVAYLLIRKPGVGLLAEVAAASGEFFMGSEWGLAVLLSGVAQGLAAELIFAGVGYRKYTVSVAIAAAVAATLGSLVLDSLQGYIGDLALWNLSLLVGFRLTGAIVIAGWMGHRLVTALEKTGVAELVRPVDTLKV; translated from the coding sequence ATGAATAAGCAATATCGGCTTAAGCTAACCGACATACTGGTAACCACAGTTATTGCGCTGGTATTTGGAGTTATCTACAAACTCTGGGGACCGCTATACTATGCTATCAGGCCATTGGGGATGCACCTGGAACAACTGATCTATGGAATGTGGTTTATTGCAGCAATAGTCGCTTATTTGCTTATCAGAAAGCCGGGCGTGGGATTGCTAGCCGAGGTAGCGGCGGCCTCGGGAGAATTTTTTATGGGATCTGAATGGGGACTAGCCGTATTGCTCTCCGGAGTAGCTCAGGGGTTGGCCGCAGAACTTATTTTTGCCGGGGTCGGCTATCGCAAATATACGGTCAGTGTAGCTATAGCAGCCGCAGTAGCAGCCACACTGGGATCCCTGGTATTGGATTCACTACAGGGATATATTGGTGATTTGGCCCTATGGAACCTTTCGCTTTTGGTTGGTTTTCGGCTGACAGGAGCTATCGTAATTGCCGGATGGATGGGGCATCGATTGGTAACGGCACTTGAAAAAACCGGAGTGGCAGAATTAGTTCGTCCCGTGGATACGCTTAAAGTTTAA
- the tenA gene encoding thiaminase II has translation MKFTDNLWNEIEPIYDAILELPFIRELTAGTLSEEIFLFYLKQDTLYLADYSRALSLAGIRSDSNEQARQFLNFATNAIDVERKLHGEFYEQLDAGTQLHKSPSCFSYTNFLLATTTMKDNAVAIAALLPCFWIYREVGLHIYENAAPDNPYQDWIDTYAGEEFNEGVEKAITITDRVAEEEPESRRDQMTHAFVRSSQLEWKFWDSAYKMEQWKHQPKNAIPA, from the coding sequence ATGAAATTCACGGATAACCTATGGAATGAAATTGAACCTATATACGATGCTATCCTTGAGCTTCCTTTTATCAGGGAGCTTACGGCGGGCACCCTCTCCGAGGAGATATTTCTATTTTACCTGAAACAAGATACGCTCTATCTCGCCGATTATTCACGGGCGCTTTCGCTGGCCGGTATTCGTTCCGATAGTAATGAGCAGGCCCGGCAATTCTTGAATTTTGCCACTAATGCCATTGATGTAGAGCGAAAATTGCACGGCGAATTTTACGAACAGCTCGATGCAGGGACTCAATTGCATAAATCTCCTTCTTGTTTTTCATATACGAATTTTTTGTTGGCCACGACAACGATGAAAGATAATGCGGTGGCTATCGCAGCGCTGTTGCCTTGTTTCTGGATCTATCGGGAGGTAGGACTTCATATTTACGAAAACGCAGCCCCGGATAATCCCTACCAGGATTGGATTGATACCTATGCAGGAGAGGAATTTAACGAGGGCGTTGAAAAAGCGATTACTATCACTGACCGGGTGGCTGAAGAGGAACCGGAAAGTCGGCGCGATCAGATGACCCATGCTTTTGTTCGCTCTTCCCAGCTTGAGTGGAAATTTTGGGATAGCGCCTACAAAATGGAGCAATGGAAACATCAACCGAAGAATGCTATTCCGGCTTAA
- the thiD gene encoding bifunctional hydroxymethylpyrimidine kinase/phosphomethylpyrimidine kinase, with protein MQVENDQSYDRVLTIATSDSGGGAGVQADLKTISALGCYGMSAFAALTAQNTREVRAIHEVPPEFLKDQIDVVVEDIGVDAVKIGMLFNGELMEAVAESIARHNLQNIVLDPVMVSQSGAKLIKDEAVETLREQLFPLSDVITPNLPEAERLLEYSVESQQQVEEAARDLLEMGPKAVLLKGGHFREDQSTDCLVLDKTDEKTGKDVFWFEAERIQTDNTHGTGCTLSSAIASGLAKGDTLPEAVDKAKVYITGAIKAGSRYSIGSGGGPLHHFHNFWS; from the coding sequence ATGCAAGTCGAAAACGACCAGTCATATGATCGCGTGTTGACTATCGCTACTTCAGATAGCGGCGGAGGTGCGGGAGTGCAAGCGGATCTGAAAACCATTTCGGCGTTGGGTTGTTATGGCATGTCGGCTTTTGCAGCCCTTACCGCCCAGAATACCCGCGAGGTTCGTGCTATTCATGAAGTGCCGCCTGAGTTTTTGAAAGATCAGATCGACGTTGTGGTTGAGGATATAGGAGTGGATGCGGTCAAGATAGGAATGCTGTTTAACGGCGAATTGATGGAAGCTGTTGCCGAAAGTATAGCCCGGCATAACTTGCAAAATATCGTTCTGGACCCGGTTATGGTATCGCAGAGTGGGGCAAAGCTTATAAAGGATGAGGCGGTGGAAACACTGCGAGAACAGCTGTTTCCTCTATCTGATGTCATTACTCCCAATCTCCCGGAGGCCGAACGATTGTTGGAGTATTCAGTTGAAAGCCAGCAGCAAGTGGAAGAGGCCGCGCGTGATCTTTTGGAAATGGGTCCGAAAGCAGTACTGCTTAAAGGGGGACATTTCCGGGAGGACCAAAGTACAGATTGCCTGGTACTCGATAAAACGGACGAAAAGACAGGAAAGGATGTGTTCTGGTTTGAGGCCGAGCGCATACAGACGGATAATACCCATGGAACAGGGTGTACCCTGTCCTCGGCCATTGCTTCCGGCTTGGCTAAGGGAGACACGCTGCCCGAAGCCGTGGATAAGGCCAAGGTTTATATCACCGGGGCAATCAAGGCAGGCAGCCGCTATAGCATAGGAAGCGGGGGCGGACCACTACACCATTTTCATAATTTTTGGAGCTAA
- the thiL gene encoding thiamine-phosphate kinase, translated as MADSPSSQKISDLSEEEIIRLFSGSSIPRGAMGIGDDCAASEGPGGLERLISTDLLVEDVHFRLDSINAEDLGHKALAVNISDIAAMGGTSDGYFLSLALPGMVSINWLQRFRNGLTDLAQKYDIPLLGGDTTRSESHIMISVTIMGIVNPDSLKLRSMAEPGDRICVTGPLGDSVAGLKILSHPHKYQSLSDNHRKKLIQRHCKPDPAVYEGKWLGQQDEVHAMIDISDGLLSDVRHIAEQSDCKIEIALDRLPLTPAFEAFCSIEGTDKQARELAAVGGEDYQLLFSVAESHISDLKDQFREKFGKPLYDIGKVTKREPRIVTLWDGSPVEVNEQKFKHFS; from the coding sequence ATGGCTGATTCGCCCTCATCACAAAAAATTAGCGATCTGAGCGAAGAGGAAATTATTCGCTTGTTTTCAGGTTCATCTATCCCCAGGGGAGCGATGGGAATAGGAGATGACTGTGCCGCAAGCGAGGGACCCGGTGGATTGGAACGGCTTATCAGTACCGATCTGTTGGTCGAGGATGTGCACTTCCGATTAGATTCCATAAATGCGGAGGACTTGGGGCATAAAGCCCTGGCAGTTAATATCTCTGATATCGCAGCCATGGGGGGAACGTCCGATGGATATTTTCTTTCGCTGGCCCTTCCCGGAATGGTATCGATAAATTGGCTCCAAAGATTCCGAAATGGGCTGACTGACCTCGCTCAAAAATATGACATCCCGTTGCTGGGGGGAGATACGACCCGTTCAGAATCTCATATCATGATATCGGTCACCATTATGGGGATTGTCAATCCTGATAGCTTGAAACTGCGCAGTATGGCAGAGCCGGGAGATCGAATATGTGTTACCGGTCCCCTGGGCGATTCCGTTGCAGGACTTAAAATATTATCCCATCCCCATAAGTACCAATCCCTCTCCGATAACCACCGCAAAAAGTTGATTCAAAGGCACTGCAAGCCCGACCCCGCGGTGTATGAGGGGAAATGGCTTGGGCAGCAGGATGAAGTTCACGCCATGATTGATATTTCCGACGGACTATTGAGTGACGTCCGTCATATAGCTGAGCAAAGTGATTGTAAAATTGAAATAGCCCTGGATCGACTCCCGCTTACGCCGGCCTTTGAGGCATTTTGCAGTATTGAAGGGACAGATAAACAGGCCCGGGAATTGGCAGCTGTGGGTGGAGAGGATTATCAACTGCTTTTTAGCGTAGCCGAAAGCCATATATCCGATTTAAAAGATCAGTTCAGAGAGAAGTTCGGCAAGCCTTTGTACGATATAGGTAAGGTTACAAAAAGGGAGCCCAGAATCGTTACACTTTGGGATGGCTCGCCAGTGGAAGTGAATGAACAGAAATTTAAACATTTTAGCTGA
- a CDS encoding DsbA family protein yields MIVGLLAAFLLVGCQNSDTEAQSQNSNSADKVTIVEYSDYQCPACAYFHPMVDQLKQNFGDSVEVQLRYFPLNSHQYAALAARAAEAAKNQGKFYEMHSLLFENQQQWSQSGNATTAIINYARKIGLDMNQFTDDLNSGETQRAVMEQKEEGVDRGVNSTPTFYIEGEEVDPLPRTYEEFAELVRAELEEQQSE; encoded by the coding sequence ATGATAGTTGGGCTCTTAGCCGCCTTTTTGCTGGTAGGATGTCAAAATTCAGATACAGAAGCACAATCGCAGAATTCGAATTCAGCTGATAAAGTAACCATAGTAGAATATAGCGACTATCAGTGTCCGGCCTGTGCTTATTTCCATCCCATGGTTGATCAGCTGAAGCAAAATTTTGGAGACTCGGTAGAAGTACAGCTGCGCTATTTCCCATTAAACAGCCACCAGTATGCGGCGCTGGCTGCACGGGCTGCGGAGGCAGCCAAGAATCAGGGCAAGTTCTATGAAATGCATTCCCTGCTTTTTGAAAACCAGCAGCAGTGGTCTCAATCGGGTAATGCAACCACAGCCATTATTAACTATGCCCGTAAAATCGGACTGGATATGAATCAGTTTACGGATGATTTGAATTCTGGTGAAACACAACGAGCGGTAATGGAGCAAAAAGAGGAAGGAGTTGACCGGGGCGTTAATTCTACACCAACCTTCTATATTGAGGGAGAGGAAGTTGATCCGCTGCCAAGAACTTATGAGGAGTTTGCTGAACTGGTTAGGGCAGAACTGGAAGAACAACAAAGTGAGTGA
- a CDS encoding M20/M25/M40 family metallo-hydrolase produces MKKLFLFVVVAAVAGCMRSPITEIADTITEESLMEHIEVLSSDDFMGRGTGTEGEKKTVDYLISQLKENDIKGGMPDGSYVQEVPLIGQKTDENAQLTITKGDEAILTLDYYTDFMAWPANMEEEVSIEEADLVYVGYGIQAPEEDWDDFKDTDVEGKILVVKNNDPNSDPDLFKGETRLYYGRYDYKYEKARELGAAGVLIIHTTPTAGYGWNVVSNSWSRERFYLRSDESARDSPTVFNGWLTKDASSALFESVDLDLEQQLKAAENPDFEPVPLEGLSLNIELKATYREQNSKNVLGVIEGTNNDLKGEYAVFTAHYDHLGVTQPVKGDSINNGALDNAAGVSAVLNMARGYKELQPQLKRSLLFLFVGAEEVGLLGSKYWAVNPTVHPGKVTANINLDGMNVYGKTKDIVLVGYGRNSVSDVIEEVAGERGVEVKPDPHPDRGYFYRSDHFPLAKQGIPAIFPNTGTEFVDKPEGYKAKVDSLQDANYHTVDDEINKYWDLSGMVRDVRLFFDAGYRILNRNELQSWDEGDEFKQKRLEMIQEAENQ; encoded by the coding sequence GGCAGCAGTAGCCGGATGTATGCGTTCTCCAATTACTGAAATAGCCGATACGATAACCGAAGAGAGCCTGATGGAACATATCGAAGTCCTTTCTTCGGATGATTTTATGGGGCGCGGTACCGGTACGGAGGGGGAGAAAAAAACGGTCGATTACCTGATTAGTCAGCTTAAGGAGAATGATATAAAAGGTGGAATGCCCGATGGAAGTTATGTGCAAGAGGTTCCGTTAATTGGACAGAAAACGGATGAGAATGCCCAGCTGACGATCACTAAAGGAGATGAGGCGATATTAACGCTGGACTATTATACCGATTTTATGGCGTGGCCGGCCAATATGGAAGAAGAGGTTTCTATTGAAGAAGCAGATCTTGTTTATGTAGGCTATGGCATCCAGGCCCCGGAAGAGGATTGGGATGATTTTAAGGATACGGATGTGGAAGGGAAGATATTGGTTGTTAAAAATAACGATCCCAATAGTGATCCGGATCTTTTTAAAGGGGAGACACGACTCTATTACGGTCGATACGATTATAAATATGAAAAAGCACGGGAATTGGGAGCGGCGGGGGTGCTCATCATTCATACAACTCCCACAGCTGGTTACGGCTGGAATGTGGTTTCAAACAGCTGGAGCCGCGAGCGATTTTACCTGCGTTCTGATGAAAGTGCCCGTGACTCGCCAACCGTTTTTAATGGCTGGCTAACCAAAGATGCCAGTAGTGCTCTTTTTGAAAGTGTGGACCTCGACCTCGAGCAACAGCTAAAGGCTGCAGAAAACCCCGATTTTGAGCCTGTTCCGCTGGAAGGACTATCGCTGAATATTGAGCTGAAGGCAACCTATCGAGAACAGAATTCAAAGAATGTGCTGGGAGTTATCGAGGGAACAAACAATGATCTTAAAGGTGAGTATGCCGTTTTTACCGCTCATTACGATCATTTGGGTGTCACACAGCCGGTTAAGGGTGATTCCATCAATAACGGAGCACTGGATAATGCTGCCGGAGTTAGTGCCGTACTGAATATGGCGCGTGGGTATAAAGAACTTCAGCCGCAGCTGAAGCGAAGTTTATTATTTCTGTTTGTAGGTGCAGAAGAGGTGGGATTGCTGGGCTCAAAGTACTGGGCCGTAAATCCAACGGTGCATCCGGGGAAAGTGACGGCCAATATAAACCTGGATGGAATGAATGTATATGGTAAAACTAAGGATATTGTACTGGTAGGATACGGCCGAAATAGTGTTAGCGATGTAATAGAAGAGGTTGCCGGGGAGCGTGGAGTGGAGGTGAAGCCCGACCCGCATCCGGATCGAGGCTATTTTTATCGGTCGGATCATTTCCCGCTGGCAAAGCAGGGCATTCCGGCAATTTTCCCCAATACGGGAACGGAATTTGTTGATAAGCCCGAGGGCTATAAAGCAAAGGTGGACAGCCTACAGGATGCCAACTATCATACAGTTGACGATGAAATCAACAAGTATTGGGACTTAAGTGGAATGGTTCGTGACGTCCGGCTGTTTTTTGATGCTGGTTACCGCATTCTGAATCGCAATGAGTTGCAAAGCTGGGATGAGGGAGACGAGTTTAAACAGAAGCGCCTGGAAATGATTCAGGAAGCTGAAAACCAATAA